In Takifugu rubripes chromosome 18, fTakRub1.2, whole genome shotgun sequence, the DNA window GCAGTCTGAAATTATTGAATTCTTTGATTAATggaaaaaaactcattttaggatcccacaattatgttgtgaattacttcagcataaaaaatccccaaaaattaaaaaccattagatacatagaacattttttccaggacaacttctgcatttatgaagccccgtgatttcaggaaacagtcttcttcagaccagtggcctgAAGGagtctctgggtttaggattaggggaagggaatgggtttactcttggtggaaggGCCGAGGGGagggtccagagccgggcggcaaggcagaggtaccgtgaggggcgagcggcagacgagtcgaggccaggcagaggagtcgaagccggggaagcagattatagctggagccacggaggcagagtgcgtggtcggagacaggaagcaggcaggtttactggggaacaggcgaggcaggcaggatgaagacaggcgggtctgggatgagctgcagcggagccgacaggtgagtggagttggcctgatgaggtgggagtggctgacaggtagagtggaaaactactgagggcaggagggaaacggGTGGAGGGAGCTGTGACCAGTTCAAAAGGAAGCAAGGAAAGGTGTTGGAGTTCACGctttccaaaattttagaatcctgctccagactcctttcttcttcttcttcttcttctccttcttttcaatgtagttctgttgaaaggaggaattggttttagttttcacatccacacttttaaacttccaaaaccaggagtgacaggacaaatctgcagctgcttacccaaagctgctggagttGCTCTTGGAAGCGTTCAGTTTCctgctttctctcctcctcttgctgtttgtgcAGGCTCTCTTGTTCCTGgagtttctcctgcagctctgactggtgGTTTCTCCActgctgagcttcggtctgccaggactcaaTCAACGTggacagctgcttcttcaagcagtcgtccctctcttccctcatccctctctcaagctgctgtctcagcctctcctctctctcactcatctcacgctggtccttctctctctcctccaagagcttcctctggaattcttcctgcatgctaatgagcctcggcctcatccacgcctgcatctgctgctctttttctaagaattgcagtttcagagcctcttctttcttggagagctctatGTTACTCGTCTCCACTGTCTCAGTCTTTTGTCCTCTgacgtggtctccgtgctccggactctggtggctgtcgtTGGGTCCTTTctgcaacttctcctccagatcagagcacttctcttggctcactttgagatcagcccttgcctggttcagctgggtcagggcgtCCACATGAGCCACTGctcttatctggcgccttttggtggtccggctcaactgctcgtccttctcagccagctgttcttttagctgcctgacttcatgttgaagctccgtcactgacctccgcagctctttgttctgcttctgtatcttctccattggtcttcctgttcttacttttatgtttaaaatgtagatcactttagcagcttctgttctGTTATTCTGTTCTGTTATATCTGTTAtgttatgctgtttcactaacacaagtagatagttttAGTATATagggatttatgtttaggactagagttttagtctttgatgttgtgCCTTTTATGTCAGGCTTTGAACCAGGCGTGTCCAAACCCAGGCAGCAAGTACCCTGACCACTCCAGGTGTCACAGAGgctgcctgaaaagaaaaatgggagCTCAATCATGAATTCAATAATCAGGTGTTTTATTTAGCAGCCCTCTCTGGGATACCTTACGGAGCATATCAATAACAACAAGCCCTAAATGTTGTTcaggaattttatttattggctTCCAGTACATACTCTGCAGATCCAACTAATCAGGACAGTAGCCTAAATGCATTGGCGGTGAGAGCAATTACACATTTTAAGCCCCGCCCATCCCTACGCACCGGTCTGCCCCATACATGTAGCTGGAGCTTACCTTCTCTGTGAAAGACTGTAAAACTGCCGCTTCCCTCCCACACCCACCATCACACCTTTGTGTTTGACGGTGACCGTCTCTCcacaacaggctgcagcttttGGTGCGGGGGTGCAGGGAGAAACACACGCTCTCATCCAAAGATCTGTCCACAACCCGACTGAGCAGGAACAGTATCACCCTCTCCACAATCGACTGgacctggagaggaaaaaacactgatttaggAGGACCACTACTTCCAAGCGCTGCTCAACGAGCAATGTTCACATTAGCAAGAAGGGTCGTTTTACAAAAGTACTGCCCGACTTGAAACAGAAGTCGTGCGTATGACATGCAGTCGTTGTCTTACTGTTCCGGTCCATAAATACTTGCGCAGACCCAGAACTTGTAGTGTGTAAATCGGGGCCTGAAACGAAATGCCCAAGGTTGACATATGTCGTGGACTTCAGCGCCCCCGTGTGTCCATATAGGGGTATGACACCCCCAGCGTCAGTGTACTATGATCTGTTGattctcctcatctctccttaTCCACTGATGTGTACAATAACTGTTGGATGAACACAACATTAACTGTTAGGGTCTTTAAAAAAGGCACACTCGGACGGAACGGGAGCTTTCTGACCTGTAGTACATGTTTTCCGCAGTACTTAAGCCTTCATAACGCTACAGTAGACGTCTTATTAAATAAAGGAAACGATGGGATTTTTGTTCTCAATCCACAATCTGCACAAGCATACCGCGTTAGTTATTATTCTTTATGCCagaaatttgtgttttattgggaAAGAGGGTTGATAAATAGTTGTCAGCTTGCACAGGGGTAATGGAGGTAATAATGCAGCAATACGAGGGTCACAGCAAGGAAAACAAGGGTCACAGCCTGAGCGCATGCGCAGTGAGGGGCGCTGAGCGCGCCACACTGGTCAGCGTTAATTGGGAACGCGTCAGAGCGGAGCCAGTTGTCTTCATCGCCTGAAGAGACGGCCCAGATGAAGTTCGGACGGTATTGTTTATCACAGACGAATTTTAAGCCATTTTCCTGACTGTGTCGTATTTATAGTTTGGTTAGTGGCTATTGCTTTATGTTGTTATGTTTGGTAGTTGGGTTTCTGCTTGTTAATTGGGTGGTTGCATTACGATGGTTGTTCTGAGGATTATACCCTTTATTTAGTGTCACACGACGTTATTGTGGTCGTATTTAAGCTGTTAAGTGTGTGACGATTTCTGTCCAAGCTTTATATCGTTAATTACCACGTGAAGTGCGTGTTAATTTATGCGTGTAGATACCTGTatttgaccactagatggcagcatagTTATCCAAGAGACGCCAGTATTTTGAACGCTTTTGTTCTCGTTTATAGTTGAGAATTAAGTTAAGTCTGGTTAAGTATTAAGTTCAGTTTCTTtaaaaatttcattttttttgctttatttatgcattggtggttcagtggtagaattctcgcctgccacgcgggaggcccgggttcgattcccggccaatgcaacatgtttttgtcttattcttatgttttattgaatttgatCATATGAGAACCCTCTATactcctccgtgaaccatcaccttatcgtggtggaggagtttgcgtaccctaatgagcctgggagctatgctt includes these proteins:
- the LOC115246666 gene encoding golgin subfamily A member 6-like protein 6, which gives rise to MREERDDCLKKQLSTLIESWQTEAQQWRNHQSELQEKLQEQESLHKQQEEERKQETERFQEQLQQLWNYIEKKEKKKKKKKGVWSRILKFWKA